A window of Cryptomeria japonica chromosome 3, Sugi_1.0, whole genome shotgun sequence contains these coding sequences:
- the LOC131060311 gene encoding protein LURP-one-related 12-like gives MSNIYPHQAAQATGRSADLQLFTVWKKAFLFSGTGFTVFDSSGNLVLRVEDYTPTVKRQLLVMDASGNPLLLLRRKVMSLHHRWEGFICKEKGKLWVFTIKRSSIISATTSVDVFLTSSNTNSLGRRFDYHIEGSFRERSCAIYNRSRSMVAQVKRKKSCDMLLEKDVFSVEIYRNFDPALIMSWIAVVDHINSEDLRVVTQAALYCTFRSYQLLKIVDMKRKGDCIAKGVPVKEASAHNKTFQHEAMNACIIHS, from the exons ATGTCCAATATTTATCCCCATCAGGCTGCTCAAGCCACAGGAAGAAGTGCTGATCTGCAACTATTTACTGTTTGGAAGAAAGCTTTCCTTTTCAGTGGCACCGGTTTTACAGTGTTCGATTCATCTGGTAACCTTGTCTTGAGGGTAGAAGACTACACTCCCACCGTCAAACGCCAATTGCTTGTGATGGATGCTTCTGGAAATCCACTTCTCCTACTACGCCGCAAG GTAATGAGTCTGCACCACAGATGGGAAGGCTTCATCTGCAAAGAAAAGGGCAAATTGTGGGTGTTCACCATCAAGAGATCCTCCATTATATCTGCTACAACATCTGTCGATGTATTTCTTACTTCTTCTAATACTAACTCCTTGGGAAGGCGGTTTGATTACCACATTGAGGGATCCTTCAGAGAGCGCTCCTGCGCAATTTATAACCGCTCACGCAGTATGGTGGCACAG gtgaaGCGGAAAAAAAGCTGTGATATGTTGTTGGAAAAGGACGTATTTAGTGTGGAAATCTATCGTAATTTTGATCCAGCTTTGATTATGAGTTGGATTGCGGTGGTTGATCATATTAATAGTGAAGATCTTCGTGTTGTTACACAGGCGGCACTGTACTGCACATTCAGATCCTATCAATTGCTTAAGATAGTCGATATGAAGAGAAAAGGGGATTGCATTGCCAAGGGAGTTCCTGTTAAGGAAGCTTCTGCTCACAACAAAACTTTCCAACATGAAGCGATGAATGCCTGCATAATCCACAGTTAA